A window of the Plasmodium vivax chromosome 12, whole genome shotgun sequence genome harbors these coding sequences:
- a CDS encoding replication factor C3, putative (encoded by transcript PVX_117300A), which translates to MAEVQIQKIEELTPWVEKYRPNVLNDIISHEQVISTIQKFVEKGELPHLLLHGPPGTGKTSTILAVCKELYGESRSSFVLELNASDDRGISVVRDQIKTFAESKNHYNTCEKTTLKLIILDEADHMTYPAQNAMRRIMENYAKNVRFCLLCNYVNKITPAIQSRCTSFRFSPLKKEYMVNKALDIAKSENVDLTQDGLESLIRVGRGDMRRILNCLQVVSLSHKNMTIDQNVILSTLDIPLPEEVKDILEHLTKSTIKESYEFVTKLQCSKGYSIKDIMVNLYESILTYDFPDSAVCLLLKNFGEIEERCSTGANEQITLSALISAFIEFRAELFRMKYDMNNI; encoded by the exons ATGGCGGAAGTTCAAATCCAGAAGATAGAAGAACTCACACCATGG gtggAAAAATACAGGCCGAACGTGCTGAACGACATCATTTCGCACGAACAAGTCATATCGACAATCCAGAAGTTTGTGGAAAAGGGAGAACTGCCCCACTTGCTGTTGCATGGGCCCCCAGGGACAGGAAAAACGTCCACCATTTTGGCTGTGTGTAAGGAACTATATGGTGAGTCACGAAGCTCCTTTGTATTAGAATTAAACGCATCGGATGATAGAGGAATAAGTGTAGTTCGAGATCAAATAAAAACCTTTGCAGAATCGAAAAATCATTACAATACCTGCGAAAAGACTACGCTAAAATTAATCATCCTGGATGAAGCAGATCATATGACTTACCCAGCACAAAATGCCATGAGAAGAATTATGGAAAATTATGCTAAGAATGTCCGCTTCTGtttattatgtaattatgtaaataagaTAACCCCAGCAATTCAATCCAGGTGCACCTCATTTAGGTTCTCCCCCCTAAAGAAGGAATATATGGTTAATAAAGCCCTAGATATTGCCAAATCAGAAAATGTGGACCTCACGCAGGATGGATTGGAGAGTCTCATACGTGTTGGACGAGGAGACATGAGAagaattttaaattgtttacAAGTCGTTTCATTGAGccataaaaatatgaccatCGATCAGAACGTCATTTTGTCAACGTTAGATATTCCTCTACCGGAAGAGGTTAAAGACATTTTAGAGCATCTCACCAAAAGTACCATCAAAGAATCGTACGAATTTGTTACCAAATTACAGTGCAGTAAGGGCTACTCGATAAAGGATATTATGGTGAATCTGTATGAGTCCATTTTAACATACGATTTTCCGGACTCTGCCGTGTGCTTGTtgcttaaaaattttggagaaaTCGAGGAGAGGTGTTCCACTGGGGCCAACGAACAAATCACCCTGTCCGCCCTAATCAGCGCCTTCATAGAATTCAGAGCTGAGCTGTTTAGAATGAAATACGacatgaataatatataa